A stretch of the Polaribacter pacificus genome encodes the following:
- the sucC gene encoding ADP-forming succinate--CoA ligase subunit beta codes for MNLHEYQGKEILSSFGVRIQRGIVAGSHKEAVDAAKQLTVETGTSWYVVKAQVHAGGRGKGGGVKLAKNLAEVESISNDIIGMMLVTPQTSAEGKKVNQVLICEDVYYPGDSEPEEYYMSVLLNRNTGKNMIMYSTEGGMDIETVAEETPHLIFTEEIDPLLGIMPFQARKVAFNLGLSGTAMKEMVKFVTNLYTAYVKSDSSLFEINPVLKTSDSKILAVDAKVTLDENALYRHKDYAQMRDLREENPIEVEAKAAGLNYVDLDGNVGCMVNGAGLAMGTMDLIKQAGGEPANFLDVGGTADAKRVETAFGIILKDPNVKAILVNIFGGIVRCDRVAQGVVDAYVSMGDKITVPIICRLQGTNAKEAKELIDNSGMKIISATEFQEAADKVQEVLAL; via the coding sequence ATGAATTTACACGAATATCAAGGAAAAGAAATTTTGAGCAGCTTTGGCGTAAGAATCCAACGCGGAATTGTTGCCGGGAGTCATAAAGAAGCTGTTGATGCAGCAAAACAACTAACCGTTGAGACTGGTACAAGCTGGTATGTGGTTAAAGCACAGGTTCACGCTGGTGGTCGTGGTAAAGGTGGTGGAGTTAAGTTGGCAAAAAACTTAGCTGAAGTAGAAAGCATCTCTAACGATATTATTGGAATGATGTTGGTAACACCTCAAACTTCTGCAGAAGGGAAAAAGGTAAACCAAGTATTAATCTGTGAAGACGTATATTATCCTGGAGATTCAGAGCCAGAAGAATATTATATGTCTGTTTTATTAAACAGAAACACGGGTAAAAACATGATCATGTATTCTACTGAAGGTGGAATGGACATTGAAACTGTTGCAGAAGAAACTCCGCATTTAATTTTTACTGAAGAAATTGATCCTTTATTAGGAATCATGCCTTTTCAGGCACGTAAAGTTGCTTTTAACTTAGGTTTGTCAGGTACAGCAATGAAAGAAATGGTAAAATTTGTTACCAACTTATATACTGCTTACGTAAAGTCTGATTCTTCTTTGTTTGAAATCAATCCTGTATTAAAAACGTCTGATTCTAAAATTTTAGCTGTTGATGCTAAAGTAACTTTAGATGAAAATGCATTATATCGCCATAAAGATTACGCTCAAATGCGTGACTTACGTGAGGAGAATCCAATCGAAGTAGAGGCAAAAGCTGCTGGTTTAAACTATGTAGATTTGGATGGAAATGTTGGATGTATGGTAAACGGAGCTGGATTAGCGATGGGAACTATGGATTTAATTAAACAAGCTGGAGGAGAGCCTGCAAACTTTTTAGATGTTGGAGGTACTGCTGATGCAAAGCGTGTTGAAACAGCCTTTGGAATCATCTTAAAAGATCCAAATGTAAAAGCTATTTTAGTAAATATTTTTGGAGGAATCGTTCGTTGTGATCGTGTTGCTCAAGGTGTTGTAGATGCTTATGTAAGTATGGGAGACAAAATTACTGTTCCTATTATTTGTAGACTACAAGGAACCAATGCTAAAGAAGCTAAAGAATTGATAGATAATAGTGGTATGAAAATTATTTCAGCTACAGAATTCCAAGAAGCAGCAGATAAAGTACAAGAAGTACTAGCTTTGTAA
- a CDS encoding DUF5916 domain-containing protein, whose protein sequence is MTKPFFFALIALFTVVQSHAQINKNRKKLTTNRSIHKAPRIDGLLTDKAWDDAEVAKDFIMNSPVNGKAEPKTHKTEVKIIYDDEAIYVSALMYDDDPSAIAMEFTDRDDFGQTDFFLVTINPNDDGQNPFQFVVMSTGSQADAKVSEGNEDYNWSAVWESAVKVHDKGWSAELKIPYSALRFANREVQSWGINFQRKVIRQNAQYSWNFISNQEGSWTQYDGLVEGLRDIKPPTRLSFFPYASTTMSNYGGNTNFSNSLGLDIKYGITENFTLDATLIPDFGQTAFDNVTLNLGPFEQQFNEQRQFFTEGTELFGKGNLFYSRRIGDRASISKGRVLNGLNANEELVDYPNKVQMLNAIKISGRTKNGLGIGFFNAFTEKASASIRNTTTDELTQKTVEPFTNYNVFVLDQQFNQNSAITLINTNVTRVGDDFRDGNVTGLLYHVRTKDSKYFIDGSIKTSSIKNDGPATTGYSFDTSIAKAAGNWQAEVGYYYLDNKFNINDLGFQNRNNAQTLYGEASYQILKPTKHFNQMRYTFKYNVNYLHNPGKYTGNTVSLSSFFQTVERFGFGASLNSNLGTQYDYFAAFQPVEANRVFNQPGSINFNPWVSSDYRNKFAYDVRVNKTWYLDHQKDSYNYMLSPRYRFNKQFTLIYNYQYSKTTNDQGYVDKIGNDIIFGQRDRRSYNNSLTGKYNFSIKSSLSLTFRHYWETAEYQNQYYRLQNDGGLAATNYNGTSNVNFNSWNFDLNYTWQFAPGSQLIALYRNTIQPSTNFAPADLNFSDNLDLLLQEKSQHLFSLRLVYFVDYNNLKNIF, encoded by the coding sequence ATGACCAAACCCTTCTTTTTCGCATTAATTGCGCTCTTTACTGTAGTACAATCACATGCGCAAATCAACAAAAACAGAAAAAAACTCACCACGAATAGATCCATCCATAAAGCTCCAAGAATAGACGGTCTTCTTACAGACAAAGCATGGGACGATGCAGAAGTCGCGAAGGATTTTATCATGAATAGTCCTGTAAACGGGAAAGCGGAACCAAAAACACATAAAACAGAAGTAAAAATCATCTACGATGATGAAGCTATTTACGTTAGTGCTTTAATGTATGACGACGATCCAAGTGCTATCGCCATGGAATTCACTGATCGTGATGATTTTGGTCAAACAGATTTTTTCTTAGTGACCATTAACCCTAATGATGACGGACAAAACCCTTTTCAATTTGTCGTGATGAGCACGGGCTCACAAGCAGATGCAAAAGTTTCTGAGGGAAATGAAGATTACAACTGGAGTGCTGTTTGGGAAAGTGCGGTAAAGGTTCATGACAAAGGATGGTCCGCAGAACTAAAAATTCCTTATAGTGCGCTTCGTTTTGCCAATAGAGAAGTACAATCTTGGGGGATTAATTTTCAAAGAAAAGTGATTCGACAAAACGCTCAATACTCTTGGAACTTTATCAGCAACCAAGAAGGTTCATGGACTCAATACGATGGCTTAGTAGAAGGACTTAGAGATATTAAACCTCCTACGAGGTTGAGCTTTTTTCCTTACGCATCAACGACAATGTCTAATTATGGTGGCAATACAAACTTTAGCAACAGCCTAGGTTTAGATATTAAATATGGAATTACAGAAAACTTTACTTTAGATGCGACTTTAATTCCTGACTTTGGACAAACCGCCTTTGACAATGTAACCTTAAACTTAGGGCCATTTGAACAGCAGTTTAACGAGCAACGACAATTTTTTACTGAAGGAACAGAACTTTTTGGTAAAGGAAACCTATTCTACTCCAGAAGAATTGGAGACAGAGCATCAATTAGCAAGGGACGCGTTCTAAATGGCTTAAATGCAAACGAAGAATTAGTTGATTATCCAAATAAGGTTCAGATGCTAAATGCAATTAAAATATCTGGAAGAACTAAGAATGGTTTGGGAATCGGTTTTTTTAATGCCTTTACAGAAAAAGCATCAGCAAGTATTCGCAATACAACTACAGATGAATTAACTCAAAAAACGGTTGAGCCATTTACCAATTACAATGTTTTTGTTTTGGATCAACAATTTAATCAAAACTCAGCCATCACCTTAATTAACACAAACGTAACAAGAGTTGGAGATGATTTTAGAGATGGAAATGTTACCGGTCTGTTATATCATGTAAGAACCAAAGACAGCAAATATTTTATTGATGGCTCTATTAAAACTAGTTCTATTAAAAATGATGGACCAGCAACCACAGGTTATAGCTTTGACACAAGCATCGCTAAAGCTGCTGGAAATTGGCAAGCTGAAGTTGGCTATTACTATCTAGACAACAAGTTTAATATTAATGATTTAGGTTTTCAAAACAGAAACAATGCTCAAACCCTTTATGGAGAAGCATCATATCAAATTCTAAAACCGACCAAGCATTTTAATCAAATGCGCTACACCTTTAAATACAATGTCAATTATTTACACAACCCTGGAAAATATACGGGCAATACAGTCTCATTAAGCTCGTTTTTTCAAACAGTTGAACGTTTTGGCTTTGGAGCTAGTTTAAACTCTAATTTAGGAACACAATACGATTATTTTGCTGCTTTTCAGCCAGTTGAAGCAAATCGCGTATTCAACCAGCCCGGATCCATTAATTTTAACCCTTGGGTTTCATCAGATTACAGAAATAAATTTGCTTATGATGTTCGGGTAAATAAAACTTGGTATCTAGACCACCAAAAGGACAGCTACAATTACATGTTATCACCTAGATATCGCTTTAACAAACAATTTACATTAATTTACAATTATCAATATAGTAAAACCACTAATGATCAAGGCTATGTTGATAAAATTGGAAACGATATTATTTTTGGTCAGCGTGATCGTAGATCTTACAATAACTCATTAACAGGAAAATACAATTTTAGCATCAAATCTTCTTTGTCGTTAACTTTTAGACATTATTGGGAGACAGCAGAGTATCAGAATCAATATTATAGATTACAAAATGATGGTGGGCTAGCAGCAACCAACTATAATGGAACTTCTAATGTAAACTTTAACAGCTGGAACTTTGATCTAAATTATACTTGGCAATTTGCCCCAGGTAGCCAACTGATTGCTTTGTACAGAAACACCATACAACCAAGCACAAACTTTGCTCCAGCCGACTTAAACTTTTCTGACAATTTAGACCTATTATTGCAAGAAAAATCCCAACACCTATTCTCTTTAAGATTGGTGTATTTTGTAGATTACAACAATCTAAAAAACATCTTTTAG
- a CDS encoding DUF5916 domain-containing protein codes for MYTRSLTLFLCLFVFQFTQAQLKLDRKKIRAKRTTTAPKIDGKLDDAAWKGAEKATDFIVFRPENGEKVASDYQTIVKIIYNNDAVYISAMMHDPNPDQIPMEFATRDNFSQADFFLVTINPNDDGQNPFEFVVQSTGNQADSKVSNGNEDFNWSAVWESAVVTNDKGWSVEMKIPYSALRFANQPIQHWGFNFHRRLERLNEQHTWTHIDNSIGRWTQHDGLVEDFKNIKPPTRLEFYPYASSAANTYKGNTDYDWSIGMDVKYGLSENFTLDATLIPDFSQAGFDNVELNLGPFEQQFSEQRQFFTEGTELFNKGNLFYSRRIGSNPIDQFDVYSQLNPNEEVIDYPEKVTMLNAIKVSGRTKNGLGIGVFNAITNKTEATIRDNNTGETRKAVTSPFSNYNILVLDKQFNQNSAITLINTNVTRSGDFRDANTTGLLWHLETKDSKYNVDGSVKMSTIFDDVNNPNTGYTFDTSFGKNSGRWSWEIGYNFEDKNFNPNDMGILFSNNEQQIYGSAGFRTLKPEGIFNNYSFNFYNNLLYQHHSGVYTGYEAGLNFNAQTKKRLSFEGNLNYGSENKDFFEPRQGSTSGVYFLRPQRLNVNAWVGTNSQKRLRVSADIYYTGYSNDPKSSFGFGISPKYRFNNQLSLQYDFNYNKTLADRGYVDQIGSAVILGERNRKSYVNSLSGKYSFSTKSSLSLTFRHYWSSVDYNNNYYQLNSNGGLSPTAYNNGSDVNFNNWNLDINYIWQFAPGSQLIALYRNSIFNQNNNANLDFFENIDDLFNQPNQHLFSLRFVYYIDYNKIKKMF; via the coding sequence ATGTACACACGTTCACTTACACTATTTTTATGCTTGTTTGTTTTTCAGTTTACACAAGCTCAGCTAAAACTTGATCGAAAAAAAATTAGGGCAAAAAGAACTACCACAGCCCCAAAAATTGATGGAAAACTAGATGATGCCGCTTGGAAAGGTGCTGAAAAGGCAACTGATTTTATTGTCTTTAGACCTGAAAATGGAGAAAAGGTAGCCTCAGATTATCAAACAATCGTAAAAATTATATACAATAATGATGCAGTTTATATTTCTGCTATGATGCATGATCCTAATCCTGATCAAATCCCGATGGAGTTTGCCACTAGAGATAACTTTAGCCAGGCTGATTTCTTTTTAGTAACCATCAATCCAAACGATGATGGTCAAAACCCTTTTGAATTTGTGGTACAAAGCACAGGTAATCAAGCAGATTCTAAAGTATCTAACGGTAATGAAGATTTTAACTGGAGTGCCGTATGGGAAAGCGCTGTAGTGACCAACGATAAAGGATGGTCCGTAGAAATGAAGATACCTTATAGTGCTTTGCGTTTTGCCAACCAACCAATTCAACACTGGGGCTTTAATTTTCATCGAAGATTAGAAAGACTCAATGAGCAACATACCTGGACACATATAGACAATTCTATTGGTCGATGGACTCAGCACGATGGATTGGTAGAAGACTTTAAAAACATCAAACCTCCTACTCGCTTAGAGTTTTACCCTTATGCTTCTTCTGCAGCAAATACCTATAAGGGAAATACAGATTACGATTGGAGTATTGGTATGGATGTAAAATATGGGCTTTCAGAAAATTTTACGCTAGATGCAACACTGATTCCTGATTTTAGCCAAGCTGGTTTTGATAATGTAGAATTAAACTTAGGTCCTTTTGAACAACAATTTTCTGAACAACGTCAATTTTTTACAGAAGGAACAGAATTGTTTAACAAAGGAAACTTATTCTACTCTAGAAGAATTGGGAGCAATCCAATAGATCAATTTGATGTTTATAGTCAGCTAAACCCAAACGAGGAAGTAATTGATTACCCAGAAAAAGTAACCATGCTTAATGCAATTAAAGTTTCTGGAAGAACTAAAAACGGTTTGGGGATCGGTGTTTTTAACGCCATTACTAACAAAACAGAAGCAACCATAAGAGACAATAACACAGGAGAGACCAGAAAAGCAGTAACCAGTCCATTTTCTAATTACAATATTTTAGTATTAGACAAACAGTTTAATCAAAACTCTGCCATCACCTTGATCAACACAAATGTAACAAGATCTGGAGATTTTAGAGATGCAAATACTACGGGGTTATTATGGCATTTAGAGACCAAAGACAGTAAATACAATGTTGATGGTTCTGTAAAAATGAGTACTATTTTTGACGATGTCAACAACCCAAATACAGGTTATACATTTGATACTAGCTTTGGGAAAAACTCTGGAAGATGGAGCTGGGAAATCGGTTATAATTTTGAAGACAAAAATTTTAACCCAAATGATATGGGGATCTTGTTTAGCAATAATGAGCAGCAAATCTATGGAAGCGCAGGATTTAGAACTCTAAAACCTGAAGGAATTTTTAACAACTATAGTTTTAATTTTTACAACAACCTTCTCTACCAACATCATTCTGGAGTATATACAGGTTATGAAGCAGGATTAAACTTTAATGCACAAACTAAAAAAAGACTGAGTTTTGAAGGGAATTTAAATTACGGTTCAGAAAACAAAGATTTCTTCGAACCAAGACAAGGTAGCACCAGTGGTGTGTACTTTTTAAGACCTCAGCGACTAAATGTAAACGCTTGGGTAGGGACCAACTCTCAAAAAAGACTTAGAGTATCTGCTGACATATATTACACAGGATACAGCAACGACCCTAAGAGTAGTTTCGGTTTTGGAATTAGTCCAAAATATCGATTTAACAATCAATTGTCTTTACAATATGACTTTAACTATAATAAAACATTAGCTGATAGAGGCTATGTTGATCAAATTGGTAGCGCAGTTATTCTTGGAGAGCGAAATAGAAAAAGCTATGTAAATTCTTTGTCTGGAAAATACAGCTTTAGTACAAAATCATCCTTATCCTTGACTTTTAGACACTATTGGAGCTCAGTTGACTACAATAACAACTACTATCAATTAAATAGCAATGGAGGCCTATCACCTACAGCCTACAACAACGGAAGTGATGTAAATTTTAACAATTGGAATTTAGACATCAACTATATTTGGCAGTTTGCTCCTGGAAGTCAACTTATTGCATTGTATAGAAATTCTATTTTCAATCAAAACAACAATGCCAATTTAGACTTCTTTGAAAATATTGACGACCTTTTTAATCAACCAAATCAGCATCTATTTTCTTTGCGATTTGTTTACTATATCGATTATAATAAAATTAAGAAAATGTTCTAA
- a CDS encoding ABC transporter ATP-binding protein has protein sequence MIIAKNIHKYFGKVEVLKGVNLHIKSGEIISIVGPSGAGKTTLLQILGTLDSPEKGIDYELQINNTTLKNISDKELSVFRNQNIGFIFQFHQLLPEFTALENVCIPAFIAKKDKKETESKAKEILEFLGLSHRIHHKPNELSGGEQQRVAVARALINDPAVILADEPSGNLDSESAKNLHELFFKLRDQFGQTFVLVTHNEELADMADRKLVMKDGIIS, from the coding sequence ATGATCATCGCAAAAAATATTCATAAATATTTTGGAAAGGTAGAAGTACTGAAAGGTGTAAACCTTCATATCAAATCTGGAGAAATAATATCAATCGTTGGGCCTTCTGGCGCAGGAAAAACAACATTATTACAGATTCTTGGTACCCTAGATAGCCCTGAAAAAGGGATTGATTATGAGCTACAGATTAACAATACAACCTTAAAAAATATTTCTGATAAAGAACTCTCCGTTTTCAGGAACCAAAACATTGGGTTTATTTTTCAATTTCATCAATTGCTTCCAGAGTTTACGGCTCTTGAAAATGTATGCATCCCTGCATTTATAGCAAAAAAAGACAAAAAGGAAACAGAATCAAAAGCAAAAGAAATCTTAGAGTTCTTAGGCTTATCCCACCGGATCCACCACAAACCCAACGAGCTTTCTGGAGGAGAACAACAGCGAGTTGCCGTGGCAAGAGCCTTGATAAATGATCCAGCGGTAATCTTAGCTGATGAGCCTAGTGGAAATTTAGATTCAGAATCTGCAAAAAACTTGCATGAATTGTTTTTTAAACTTCGAGATCAATTTGGGCAAACATTCGTATTAGTAACTCACAATGAAGAACTTGCCGACATGGCAGACAGAAAATTAGTAATGAAAGATGGCATCATCAGCTAG
- a CDS encoding TIGR02757 family protein, producing MASSASLKTHIELKDFLDEKVVLYNNPKFIESDPIQIPHQFSLKEDVEISGFLTATIAWGNRKMIINNAKKMMLLMDESPYDFVLNHTEEDLKAFDSFVHRTFNAVDLRFFISALQQIYKQDGGLESALKPRQAEASYQQSISRFKSVFFKHQHPQRTEKHISDPLKNSAAKRINMFLRWMVRKDQVGVDFGLWKSHNSSLLSCPLDVHSGNVARKLALLKRKQNDWKAVSELDLALRRMDSKDPVKYDFALFGLGVFEKF from the coding sequence ATGGCATCATCAGCTAGCCTAAAAACACATATTGAACTCAAAGATTTTCTAGATGAGAAAGTTGTCCTATACAACAATCCTAAATTTATAGAATCAGACCCTATACAAATACCACATCAATTTTCATTAAAAGAAGATGTCGAAATTTCTGGCTTCCTAACAGCAACTATAGCTTGGGGAAACAGAAAGATGATTATCAACAATGCAAAAAAGATGATGCTTTTGATGGATGAATCACCGTATGACTTTGTTTTAAACCATACAGAAGAAGATTTAAAAGCATTTGACAGCTTTGTACACAGAACATTTAACGCAGTAGATCTGCGTTTTTTTATAAGTGCACTACAACAGATATACAAGCAAGATGGAGGGCTTGAATCAGCACTTAAACCGAGGCAAGCTGAAGCTAGCTACCAACAAAGCATCTCACGGTTTAAATCAGTGTTTTTTAAGCATCAACACCCACAACGTACAGAAAAACACATCTCTGACCCCTTAAAAAATTCTGCAGCTAAACGTATCAACATGTTTTTACGCTGGATGGTCAGGAAAGATCAGGTTGGTGTAGATTTTGGTCTCTGGAAATCACACAACTCTTCTTTGCTTTCATGTCCTCTTGATGTACATTCTGGAAATGTAGCAAGAAAACTAGCCCTGTTAAAGCGTAAACAAAATGATTGGAAAGCAGTCTCAGAATTAGATTTGGCACTGAGAAGAATGGATTCAAAAGATCCAGTAAAATATGATTTTGCACTATTTGGCTTAGGAGTTTTTGAGAAATTTTAG